The Solanum lycopersicum chromosome 9, SLM_r2.1 genome window below encodes:
- the LOC112942209 gene encoding uncharacterized protein, with translation MGDNNEQISLTDVVVAKPTVAEQNELIAQLMQQIADMRVEMQRRQDTPPPGFGPNFLDARPPTYFPSSNSDPTQHRPSTPVHDPSRIDVTAQNPQYASVSYQIPSPLPDNPPQIPPHPQSIPTAPLPQNQTQNPTAFNSQTPHPHFNQNTNPQNFPQNYQTAQNVPSPSIAPPLPKRTTFQVPVQVEHEVHGSEMDHYEEQEREWRSREEAKVDIKEEIRRAMRELQCTPDVAGLSYAELCIHPDLNLPEGFKIPKFDTFGGVGNPMAHLRAYCDQLVGVCKDEALLMRLFSRSLCGEALEWFTSHETRQWSSWSALAKDFIDRFAYNVEIVPDRYCLEKMKQKPTKSYREFAYRWRKKATRVRPPMTEKEIVEVFVPVQEPEYYDRIILLIGAKFAEIVKVGETIEDGLKSGKIARVSASPGSSGLVRKKREEVNSISHGGRKAPRNLPCPQGRSYTPPKPHQAYRPHSDHSGHYNAGPTYPEAHIVSYQNPPQIPQNFPSHPQAYQVPPYYQNVSPSCANVQPSYRAPSPAYQIQTPAYQNPHPNYQAPMPNYQTNPYPRTQAPRPNARNYQQVPPPQQSGYDPPRPRFEKRPSRKFTTLAESRTKLFERLVADGYIHPVGPKPVDVNSKFYRLDQRCAYHSNSVGHDTEDCINLKHKIQDLIDQEVVSLQPAAPNVNTNPLPNHGGGNTNMIETDEDEREAKRITPVVQEDLERAVTSLSVKEKREFFILTPAKVVALVPSKTLPKPKFVIETAVAQGMTRSGRCYTPDELALGGQKKDHAKRLISEGEAEEFWRRMQPKDYSIVKHLEKTPAQISVWALLMSSQSHRQTLMKALDDIYMPSGTSSDNVAAMIHRRAHNKALHITVVCRGKIVNRVLVDDGSGLNICPLSTLKQLRFDLGKLEKNQVNVRAFDGVQRETLGAVNLIIQMGPAEFEAKFQVLDIDTSYNLLLGRPFIHMAGAIPSTLHQVMKLVWRNEELVIHGERSHSGKQVPILDETPQTLDFYTVELVNATDEGLAPQTPMPAVYKMIATVMLQSGFEPGSGLGRNAQGIIKPVPVLAQGSKYGLGYIPTDGDMKMKRRRDQELTKPIPHLYHSFPVWEHAEPEDDGEGICDLFNEINAVIEEEAEPAGFRDAEPGEMLKNWMSTPILISRTFGNVSYKPANVMSCHELNEQNEANDDEADDYDEESGEPDYVVEEFQQFENLHKPNLEETETVNLGDSACAKEVKISTHLNETHKESLVHLLAEYSDVFVWEVGDMQGLSTDVVSHKLPINPRFEPVKQKAQKFKPELSLKIKEEITKQIESRLVEVTQYPTWLANVVPVAKKDGKIRICVDYRDLNKASPKDNFPLPNIHIVIDNCAKHEMQSFVDCYAGYHQILMDEEDAEKTAFITPWGVYHYRVMPFGLKNAGATYMRAMTTIFHDMIHKEIEVYVDDVIIKSRESSDHVTHLRKFFERLRRYNLKLNPAKCAFGVPAGKLLGFIVSRRGIELDPSKIKSIQELPPPKTRKEVMSFLGRLNYISRFIAQSTVVCEPIFKLLKKDAPTKWTEECQTAFDAIKSYLSNPPVLVPPREGSPLLLYLSVSNNAFGCVLGQHDETGKKERAVNYISKKFTPYESRYTLLERTCCALTWLAQKLRHYLSSYTTYLISRMDPLKYIFQKAMPTGKLAKWQMLLSEFDIVYVTQKAIKAQALADHLAENPVDEEYEPLKTYFHDEEVSFVGEDIFEAYPGWRLFFDGAVNHQGKGVGAVLVSESGQHYPMAAKLRFNCTNNMAEYEACILGLKMAVDMNVYELLVIGDSDLLIHQVQGEWAVKNPKIIEFRHNPRIQNELADALATIASMIKHPDTDYIDPLDIDLKEHPVHCSHVESEPDGLPWYFDIKRYLEPGTYPEDAASNQKKSICRMALNFFLNGEVLYKRTPDLGLLRCVDAAKAVRLIEQIHVGVCGTHMNGITLARKVLRAGYFWMTMEHDCCKFVQKCHKYQVHGDLIRVPPHEHNAMSSPWPFVAWGMDVIGPIEPAASNGHRFILIAIDYFTKWVEAASYKSVTKKVVADFVRNNLIYQFGVPESIITDNGANLNSHLMKEICEQFTIIHQRSTAYRPQMNGAVEAANKNIKKILRKMIDKIIQEAELSNAEWVSKRIDQLTLIDEKRMVVVCHGQLYRQRMTRTFHKRVRARNFEVGQLVLKRIFPHQDEHKGKFTPNWQGPYMVRKVLSGGALVLSKMDGAVWPKPINSDAVKRYYV, from the exons ATGGGCGACAACAATGAACAAATTAGCCTCACAGATGTCGTGGTGGCTAAGCCCACCGTGGCAGAGCAGAATGAGCTTATTGCGCAGCTGATGCAGCAAATAGCTGACATGAGGGTAGAGATGCAACGGAGGCAAGACACTCCTCCGCCCGGGTTTGGCCCCAACTTTCTCGACGCGAGACCTCCTACATACTTTCCTTCGTCCAACTCGGATCCTACTCAGCACCGTCCATCGACACCCGTGCACGACCCCTCCAGAATAGATGTGACAGCCCAAAACCCCCAATACGCGTCAGTCTCCTATCAAATTCCCTCACCACTCCCAGacaatcctccacaaatacCACCGCACCCCCAAAGCATTCCAACAGCCCCATTACCCCAAAATCAAACCCAAAATCCCACCGCCTTCAATTCCCAAACACCGCATCCCCACTTTAACCAAAATACCAATCCCCAAAATTTTCCGCAAAATTATCAAACCGCACAGAACGTGCCAAGCCCTTCTATAGCTCCACCCCTCCCCAAAAGAACCACTTTTCAAGTCCCTGTCCAAGTCGAGCATGAGGTGCACGGCTCCGAGATGGACCACTATGAGGAGCAAGAAAGAGAGTGGAGGTCGAGGGAAGAAGCAAAGGTAGACATAAAGGAGGAGATCAGGAGGGCAATGAGGGAATTGCAATGTACTCCAGACGTCGCCGGGTTAAGCTACGCAGAACTATGCATCCACCCAGACTTGAACCTGCCTGAAGGGTTCAAGATCCCGAAGTTTGATACCTTCGGCGGGGTGGGCAACCCCATGGCACACCTCAGAGCGTACTGTGACCAACTCGTGGGAGTTTGCAAAGATGAAGCCTTGCTGATGAGGTTATTCAGCCGGAGCCTGTGCGGTGAAGCCCTGGAGTGGTTTACGTCACATGAAACTCGACAGTGGTCCAGTTGGAGTGCACTGGCTAAGGATTTCATTGACAGATTCGCATATAACGTCGAGATAGTTCCTGATCGGTACtgcttggagaagatgaagcagaagCCCACAAAAAGCTATCGAGAATTCGCGTACAGGTGGAGGAAAAAGGCGACAAGGGTGAGGCCTCCGATGACAGAAAAAGAGATTGTGGAGGTGTTCGTGCCGGTGCAGGAGCCCGAGTATTATGACAGGATCATCTTGTTAATCGGCGCCAAGTTCGCTGAAATAGTCAAAGTGGGTGAGACTATTGAAGATGGCCTGAAGTCGGGGAAGATAGCCCGAGTGTCTGCATCGCCTGGATCTTCCGGATTGGtaaggaagaaaagagaggagGTTAACTCTATCTCACACGGGGGAAGAAAGGCCCCCAGAAACTTACCATGTCCCCAAGGCCGCTCCTACACTCCACCAAAGCCTCATCAAGCCTACCGTCCACACTCAGATCATTCCGGCCACTACAATGCCGGCCCCACTTATCCAGAGGCCCATATTGTGTCGTATCAGAATCCGCCCCAAATTCCCCAAAATTTTCCCTCCCACCCCCAAGCTTATCAAGTTCCTCCCTACTACCAGAATGTCTCTCCCAGCTGCGCTAATGTACAACCAAGCTACCGAGCACCATCCCCCGCATATCAAATACAAACCCCAGCATATCAAAACCCCCATCCAAATTACCAAGCCCCAATGCCAAACTACCAAACAAATCCCTACCCCAGAACCCAAGCTCCACGACCAAATGCCCGCAATTACCAACAAGTCCCTCCCCCTCAGCAAAGCGGTTATGATCCTCCCCGGCCGAGATTTGAAAAAAGGCCTTCAAGGAAATTTACCACACTTGCTGAAAGCCGGACCAAACTATTTGAGAGGCTAGTCGCAGAtggatacatccaccctgtgggGCCCAAACCCGTGGATGTCAACTCAAAGTTCTACAGGCTGGATCAAAGGTGTGCgtatcattccaacagtgttggacatgacACGGAAGATTGCATCAACCTTAAGCACAAAATCCAAGACCTGATCGATCAGGAGGTAGTTTCTCTTCAACCGGCGGCGCCAAACGTCAACACGAATCCGTTGCCAAATCATGGGGGTGGAAACACCAACATGATAGAAACTGACGAAGATGAGCGTGAAGCCAAGAGAATTACTCCTGTTGTTCAGGAGGACTTGGAAAGGGCTGTCACTTCTTTAAGCGTCAAGGAAAAGAGGGAGTTTTTTATTCTGACACCTGCAAAagttgttgccttggtgccctCAAAGACTCTCCCCAAACCCAAGTTTGTGATAGAAACGGCCGTGGCTCAAGGCATGACTAGGTCCGGAAGGTGCTACACTCCTgatgagcttgctctcggaggacaGAAGAAGGACCATGCTAAGAGGCTGATAAGCGAGGGGGAAGCAGAAGAGTTCTGGAGAAGGATGCAACCGAAGGACTATTCCATCgtcaaacatttagagaagaCTCCGGCTCAGATATCTGTGTGGGCCCTGCTGATGAGCTCTCAGTCCCACAGGCAGACCTTAATGAAAGCTCTTGATGATATATACATGCCCTCAGGCACAAGCAGCGACAATGTAGCTGCTATGATTCACCGA AGAGCCCACAACAAAGCTCTACACATCACCGTGGTATGCCGCGGAAAGATCGTCAACCGTGTTTTGGTAGACGACGGATCTGGCCTAAACATATGCCCCTTGTCCACGCTGAAGCAGCTGAGGTTTGACCTCGGAAAGTTGGAGAAAAACCAGGTCAATGTGAGAGCATTTGATGGTGTGCAGAGAGAGACGTTAGGAGCGGTGAACTTGATCATCCAAATGGGCCCCGCAGAGTTTGAGGCAAAATTCCAGGTGTTGGATATCGACACCAGCTATAACCTCCTTTTGGGAAGGCCATTCATTCATATGGCTGGAGCCATCCCCTCCACTCTTCACCAAGTGATGAAACTAGTATGGAGAAATGAAGAACTAGTTATTCACGGGGAAAGGAGCCATTCAGGTAAGCAGGTGCCGATCTTGGACGAGACGCCGCAAACTTTGGATTTCTACACAGTGGAGTTGGTAAATGCCACCGATGAGGGCTTGGCACCACAGACTCCCATGCCGGCCGTGTACAAAATGATTGCCACGGTAATGCTGCAGAGCGGATTCGAACCAGGTTCCGGACTAGGAAGGAATGCCCAAGGGATTATCAAGCCAGTTCCCGTCCTTGCTCAGGGATCaaagtatggtttggggtacatccccacagatggtgatatgaagatgaagaggagaAGGGATCAAGAGTTGACTAAGCCGATCCCGCATCTCTATCACTCCTTTCCAGTTTGGGAGCATGCCGAGCCTGAAGACGacggggaaggaatctgcgACCTGTTCAATGAGATCAATGCCGTCATAGAGGAGGAGGCTGAGCCAGCTGGCTTTCGTGATGCTGAACCGGGGGAGATGCTGAAAAATTGGATGTCCACACCAATCCTGATATCCCGGACTTTTGG taacgtaagttacaaacctgccaatgtcatgtcatgtcatgagctaAACGAGCAAAATGAGGCAAATGACGACGAGGCTGACGACTACGACGAAGAAAGTGGGGAACCAGACTATGTGGTAGAAGAGTTTCAACAGTTCGAGAATCTACATAAACCGAATCTGGAGGAAACGGAGACGGTGAATTTGGGAGATTCAGCATGTGccaaagaggttaagatcagcacTCACCTGAATGAAACTCATAAGGAGAGCCTGGTTCATTTGCTTGCCGAATACAGCGATGTGTTTGTTTGGGAGGTCGGTGACATGCAGGGGCTGAGTACTgatgtcgtatctcataagctACCTATCAACCCAAGGTTTGAGCCGGTGAAGCAAAAGGCTCAGAAATTCAAGCCTgaattgagtttgaagattaaggaGGAAATCACCAAGCAGATAGAGTCTCGGTTGGTAGAAGTAACGCAATATCCCACCTGGTTGGCGAATGTCGTTCCGGTcgccaagaaagatggaaaaatcaggatttgtgttgattacagagatctcaacaaggctagtccaaaggataatttcccgttgccaaatatccatattgtgattgacaactgtgccaaacatgagatgcagtcatttgtggattgttatgcGGGTTATCACCAGATtctgatggatgaagaagacgcaGAGAAAACGGCCTTCATTACACCTTGGGGGGTATATCACTACAGGGTGATGCCGTTTGGGCTCAAAAACGCCGGTGCCACTTACATGAGAGCCATGACGACTATCTTTCATGACATGATTCACAAGGAGATTGAAGTGTACGTGGACGACGTCATAATTAAATCCCGCGAGAGTTCGGATCATGTGACACACCTGAGGaaattctttgaacgtttgCGTCGGTACAACCTAAAGCTAAATCCCGCCAAATGTGCTTTTGGTGTCCCAGCTGGGAAGTTGTTGgggtttatagtcagcagaagaggtattgagctcgacccttcCAAGATTAAATCAATTCAGGAGTTACCTCCGCCGAAgacgagaaaagaggtgatgagtttcttggggaggttaaactatatcagccggtttatagcacaatcgacagtggtatgtgagcctatcttcaagttgctgaagaaagatgcccCAACTAAGTGGACTGAAGAGTGCCAGACCGCTTTCGACGctatcaagagctacttgtctaacccaccagtattggttcctccgcgagaagggagtcctttgttaCTGTATTTGTCTGTCTCAAATAACGCCTTTGGAtgtgtacttggtcaacacgacgagACGGGGAAGAAGGAAAGGGCTGTCAACTACATAAGCAAGAAATTTACTCCGTACGAGTCTCGCTACACTTTGCTGGAGAGAACATGTTGTGCTCTGACGTGGCTGGCCCAGAAGCTAAGGCACTACTTGTCGTCGTATACTACATATCTTATCTCCAGGATGGAtccattgaagtatattttccagaaagcgatgccgaccgggaagttagctaaatggcaaatgctgttgagtgagtttgacatTGTGTACGTGACTCAGAAGGCGATAAAGGCAcaagctttggctgatcatcttgcggaaaatcctgttgatgaagagtatgaacctctcaagacatattttcacgatgaagaagtgtcatttgtgggtgaagatatctTTGAGGCttatccaggttggagattattcttcgaTGGAGCGGTGAATCACCAGGGTAAAGGTGTTGGAGCAGTCCTGGTAtcagaatctggtcagcactatcctatgGCGGCTAAGCTACGATTCaactgcacaaacaacatggctgaaTATGAAGCTTGTATTCTCGGTTTGAAAATGGCCGTTGACATGAATGTTTACGAGTTATTGGTTATCGGAGACTCAGACCTtttgattcatcaggttcaaggagaatgggctgtgaagaacccaAAGATT ATCGAGTTCAGGCATAATcccagaatacagaatgaattagctgatgctcttgccaccatcgcttcaatGATCAAACATCCGGATACTGATTACATCGACCCGTTGGATATAGACTTGAAggaacatccagtccattgttcacatgttgaatcagaaccagatggtttgccttggtatttcgACATAAAGAGGTACTTGGAGCCTGGGACATATCCAGAAGATGCGGCATCTAATCAAAAGAAGTCGATATGtcgtatggctctcaatttctttttgaatggagaagtcctttacaagaggactccagatttgggtcttttGAGATGTGTGGATGCTGCTAAAGCCGTgaggcttattgaacagatacatgtTGGAGTTTGTGGTACACATATGAACGGGATTACCTTGGCAAGAAAAGTCCTTCGAGCCggttatttctggatgactatggagcatgactgttgcaaattcgtgcaaaaatgccacaaatATCAAGTGCACGGCGATTTGATAcgggtgccacctcacgaacataatgctatgagttcaccttggccatttgtagcttggggaatggatgtcatcggtcctatagagccagccgcttctaatggacacagattcattttAATTGCCatcgattatttcaccaagtgggtggaagcagcctcttacaaatcggtaaccaagaaagtggtggccgaCTTTGTCCGCAACAATCTGATCTACCAATTTGGagttccagaatccatcatcactgataacggtgcaaatctcaacagtcatctgatgaaagagatatgtgaacaatttaCGATTATTCACCAAAGGTCAACTGCTTATCGCcctcaaatgaacggagctgtagaggccgccaacaagaacatcaagaagattctgaggaaaatgattgacaa gatcatccaagaagctgagctAAGTAATGCTGAGTGGGTTAGCAAACGGATTGATCAGCtaactttgattgatgagaagaggaTGGTCGTTGTTTGCCATGGCCAATTGTATAGACAAAGAATGACTCGCacttttcacaaaagagtaagagccagaaattttgaagttggtcagttggttcttaagcgtatttttcctcatcaagacgagcACAAAGGAAAGTTCACACCAAACTGGcaaggtccttacatggttcgcaaagtactatctggaggtgctttagtCTTGTCAAAGATGGATGGCGCTGTATGGCCCaaacctatcaactcagatgctgtcaagagatactacgTGTGA